A single genomic interval of Malania oleifera isolate guangnan ecotype guangnan chromosome 13, ASM2987363v1, whole genome shotgun sequence harbors:
- the LOC131146028 gene encoding heavy metal-associated isoprenylated plant protein 36, with protein sequence MANLQIVAAAGSGKVVEAQYVEMMVPLYSYGCERKVKKALSHLRGIYSVNVEYKEQKVTVWGICNKYDVLATIKSKRKDARFWNPQDNDEILSMSEFTQPPTSPAHGHYHPSRKTTHTKLPLTLSLKFRSLSLSRSNMINSSWNWRSLKKSFIRSYSF encoded by the exons ATGGCGAACCTGCAGATAGTTGCTGCAGCCGGCAGCGGCAAGGTTGTGGAAGCTCAGTACGTGGAAATGATGGTGCCTTTGTACTCCTACGGTTGCGAGAGGAAAGTCAAGAAGGCCTTGTCCCATCTCAGAG GGATATACTCGGTGAATGTGGAGTATAAGGAGCAGAAGGTGACTGTGTGGGGGATATGCAACAAATACGATGTTCTGGCCACCATCAAGAGCAAGAGAAAGGACGCTCGTTTCTGGAATCCTCAAGATAATGATGAAATCCTGTCTATGTCCGAGTTCACACAACCACCTACATCTCCCGCTCATGGTCATTATCATCCCTCTCGCAAGACTACCCACACCAAACTCCCTTTGACCCTGTCTTTAAAGTTTCGATCCCTGAGTCTTAGCAGGAGCAACATGATTAATAGCAGTTGGAATTGGAGGTCGTTGAAGAAGTCCTTCATCAGATCTTACTCCTTCTAA
- the LOC131146027 gene encoding V-type proton ATPase subunit G1-like — translation MDSMRGQGGIQLLLTAEQDAQKIISNAKNLKTTRLKQAKEEAEREVGVYRSQLEADHQNKISETSGSSGSNVKRLEEETEQRIQNLRETASGISSTVVDLLVKHVTTVKS, via the exons ATGGATTCCATGAGAGGGCAAGGAGGCATTCAGTTGCTGCTGACTGCAGAACAAGACGCCCAAAAGATCATCTCCAATGCCAAAAATT taaaaaCAACAAGGCTGAAGCAAGCTAAAGAAGAAGCTGAGAGAGAAGTGGGAGTTTACCGCTCTCAGTTGGAAGCTGACCACCAAAATAAAATTTCTGAG ACAAGTGGGAGCTCTGGGTCGAACGTAAAACGGCTCGAAGAAGAGACAGAGCAGAGGATTCAAAACTTGAGGGAGACGGCCTCAGGAATTTCATCAACTGTGGTGGACCTGCTTGTCAAGCATGTCACGACGGTGAAAAGTTAA